CAATAACACTCCCTTCACCGCGTTCAATGACACCACCTGGGCCCCCACCTCAATAGAGGCGGCCGAAACCGGTCGCACCGTGGTGTTGGGCAATGCCACTTTTGACCTCACCCAGTTCGACGGCGGCTCGGCCTTGAGCGCCGACGTGCAAGTTTCCCTCAAGGCAGTGACCGCCAACATGACGGTGAAGGTTCCCTCCGACATCCCCGTGACCATCAACAGTGAACTGGCTGCGGCGTCGTTCTCCATCGATGGAAAGAACGATGGCGGCGTCCTCACCCAGGACATGGCCACCAATCTCAACCCGGGGGCCAAGGGCCCGGTGCTGGTCATCAGCCTGCAGGGCGTGGCCAGCAACATTGACATCGTCACTGCGGCGGTGGCCCCGTGACGGACAGCCGCCACTTTGGGCCAGCGCCCGTTCCACCAACCACAGAAGCAGCGGAGCAGACCATGAACCATCCAACGGACCCCCTTGATCACCCAGCCGGCCACTCCGGCGGCAACAACTCCGGAACCGGGCACCGCCCGCCGGCCGGATACTTCACAGCCCCGTCGACCGACACCACCGCAGAGCCGGCGGCCGGCACCGAAACCCCGGCAGCCAAGGAGCCGTCCGCCGTCCCCGGAGCTGTGCGGCACCCGGCCCGCGTCGGCACCATCGTGTGGGGCGCCGTCGTACTTGTGGCAGGCATCCTTGTCATCCTCAGTAGCCAACTGGACCTCAGGCTGGACGCCGGACTCACCGTCATGTGGCTGCTGCTCGGGGCGGGAGTGGCCATGGTGGCTGGGGGCGCCGCGAACCTGCTGCGCAAGCGCCAGAACTAACAGATGCCGTCCACGGTTTGGTCGCGAGGTTGCCGAGATCACACGAGCGTCTAGAATGATGTCTTAGAGGAGCTCAATGATGCGCTCAATCCCATTGACTCCATCCCTCGAAGGACTTTATTACCCATGAAGATTGGAATTCTCACCAGCGGCGGAGACTGCCCTGGCCTGAACGCAGTGATCCGTGGCATCGTACTCAAGGGCATCAAGAGCTACGGCCATGAATTTGTTGGTTTTCGAGACGGTTGGCGCGGCGTGGTTGAGGGCGATGTCATGGACCTGCCCCGCCAGATGGTCCGCGGCATCTCCAAGCAGGGCGGCACCATCTTGGGCACCTCCCGCACCAACCCCTTTGAAGGCAATGGCGGCCCCGAGGTCATCAAGGCACACATGGAGCGCCTCGGCGTCGACGCCCTGATCGCTATCGGCGGCGAAGGCACACTGGCCGCCGCACGCCGGCTCACCGACGCCGGACTGAAAATTGTGGGCGTGCCCAAGACCGTTGACAACGACCTTGACGCCACCGACTACACCTTCGGTTTCGACACTGCCGTGCAGATTGCCACCGAGGCGATCGACCGCCTGCGCACCACAGGTGAATCCCACCACCGCTGCATGATTGCAGAGGTCATGGGCCGCCACGTTGGCTGGATTGCCCTGCATGCAGGCATGGCCACGGGCGCGCACGCTGTGCTGATCCCGGAGCAGAACACCAGCATGGACCAGATCGTTGAATGGGTGCAGGAAGCCCACGACCGCGGCCGCGCACCCCTCGTGGTTGTTGCCGAGGGCTTCGTCCCCGACCACCAGGATTCGGCACACTCCGAGCGCGGCCTGGACACCTTTGGCCGCCCCCGCCTGGGCGGCATCAGCGAGCAGCTGGCCCCTGAGATCGAGGCCCGCACAGGCATCGAAACCCGTGCCACCATTCTCGGCCACATCCAGCGTGGCGGCGTTCCCTCAAGCTTTGACCGCGTACTGGCCACCCGGCTGGGCATGGCCGCCGTCGATTCCGTCGTGGAAGGGCGCTGGGGCACCATGGTTTCGCTCAAGGGCACAGAGATTGAGCATGTCCCCTTCGAAGCGGCCCTCGGCAACTTGAAGACTGTTCCGCAGCACCGCTACGACGAAGCCGCCATTTTGTTCGGCTAAATCCGAGTCCGGTTCACCGCCGCTTCACCGCCGCCTTAACCGCCGAGATGTGCGATGACGCCCTCAAGAGACTCTTTCTTGAGGGCGTCATCGCACATCTCGGCGAAAATGATGGCGGACGACGGCGGGGGGTCACCTTCTGGAGGTGACCTCCCGCCGTCGTGCTTTAAGTACTCTGGCAATCTCGCCTGCGTGCCTAGTGCTCGGTCCGGGCGGGCGTTTCTGCCGAGTCCTTGGCAACCTCGGATGCCTTGGCGGAGTCAAATTCTGCGTAGATGGCCGACACTTCCCGGGGTTTGGCGAAGAAGATTGCCACGGCGGCTCCCAGCAGGACCGCGGCGGCGGGCAGCAGTGTTGACTGGGCCATGGCCGTTGAGAATCCTGCATGGAGGAATTCGGGCAGCGGTCCGGAGGCGCCGGCGGCACCTCCTGCCGCACCGGCCGGCATTTCGGCGGCCAGGCGGGCGGAGATCAGCGCCGCAATGGCGGCACTGCCCAGGACGGAACCAATCTGGCGGGTTGTGTTGTACACCCCAGCCCCGGCACCGGCCTCCCGCGGGCCAAGGTTGCGGGTGGCCGTCGTCGACAGTGGCGCCCAAATGCCGGCGCTGGCAATGCCCAACAAGCCGCTGGGCAGCAGGAACAGCCAAATGGCAGTGTCCGGACTCATGAGTGACGCCGTCCAGGCAAGGGAAATCGACATGAGGACAAACCCTGTCGTGGCCACGTAACGCGGGTTGACGGCGTCCACCAGCTTGCCCACAAACGGTGCCAGGACCCCTGAGAACAAGGCCATGGGGACCATCATGAGTGCCGACTGGGTGGGTGTCATGCCGCGCACCAGCTGGTAGTAGAAGAACAACGGCAGGCTCATCGCCGTGACGCTGAAACCCATGGTGGTGATGGCGATGTTCGCCAGCGAGAAATTGCGCACCTTGAACAGGTGCAACGGCACCAGCGGTTCGCCCTTGTTGACCGCCTGCCACCAGACAAAGGCAACCAGGAACACGATGCCGGCGATGATCATGGTCCAGACATTGAGCGGACCGGCGATCGTTCCCCAGTCGTAGGTGGCCCCTTCCTGGATGCCAAAGACCAGCAGGAACAACCCCGCGGAACTAAGCGCAACACCCAAGAGGTCGAACTTGTGATCGTGGGTTTTCAGTTTTGGAACCAACCGCCAGGCCAGCACAAAGGCAACAATTCCCACGGGGACGTTGACGAAGAAGATCCATTCCCAGCCCAGGCCGTCAACCAGGACGCCGCCCAGGATGGGTCCCACGAGCATGGCAACACCGGCGGTGGCACCCCAAAGCCCCATGGCGGGGCCACGCTTGTCAGGGGCGAAAATGCGGGTGATGATCGCCATCGTTTGCGGCGTCATCATGGCGGCGCCCAGGCCCTGGACCACGCGGGCCAGGATCAACGTCCCGATGTCTCCGGAGAAGCCGCACCACAGCGATGCAAGGGTGAACACAACCAGGCCCACCAAATAAAGGTTTTTGGGACCATACTTGTCGCCCAGCCGTCCGGTCACCAGCAGTGGTACTGCGTAGGCCAGCAAGTAGGCGCTCGTGACCCAGATGACCGAGTTGATGTCGGTGTTCAGCCCTTCCATGATCTTGGGGTTGGCCACCGAAACAATGGTTGAATCCACAAGGATCATGAAGAACCCCAGAACAAGTGCCCATAACGCGGGCCACGGTTTTGCCACGATTTCCATGGGTAATCCTTAGAGTTGAACGATTTCGGTCAATATTTGCGGGCTGGTCCGGCCGTCCATCCATGGCAGCGAACCATCGTCCAGCTGTGCACGGAGCGTTTCAATCCAGGCCAGCTCGGCCCGCAGCAGGTGTTGCTGATAGTCCACATCGATCCAGAAGTGGCGGGGCACATCCCTGGATAGTGCGAGTTTCCTGTCGGCATCCAGGGCTGCCAACTCCTGCCCCAGGGCAACAACACGTTGCGCCAAAAGCTCGATGACCTCGGCTGCGGGGAGGTTATGCGCTTCGGAGAGCGCTTGGGGGAAGCGCGGATATTCCTTGACCGGCTCCGCCAGCAGTTCCCGCAGCCCCGCCGTCAGACTGGCCCTGCCGGCCGGCAGAATTGCGTAGTTGGTCCGCTCCGGCCGGTTTCCGTCCTTGACGGTTCCGGTCGCCTCAACCAGTCCGGCCTCCGCCAGCCGGCCCACGGCGTGGTACAGCGTGCCGGGCCTGACCTTGAGCAGCCTGTCCTCATGGCGGTGCATCAACAATTGGTACATCTCATAGGGGTGCATGGCCCGCTCAACCAACAGGCCCAGAGCGGCCAGTGCCAAGGCTGAGAGCTGTTTTGCCACTGCCATACCACTTCTCATATCCAAGTGCCCACGTCGTTTTCCGCTGCCGCCCTACGTGGAGCGTTTCACTATTCCGCAAGAAGTATTCCACGTGGAATAGCTAAACGCCACTTAATTCTCTCCGATAGGGCGGGCTCATACGCGCTTGTTTCGGGTCACCGGGCCACAGCCTTTGCGGCCGCGGGCCGGTCCGCCAAGACTGCTATTAGCGGGGTGCGCGCAAGAATCCCGTTTGCCGCCCGACCACTTGGCCGGCGTCGGTGGCGACGATGATTTCCTGGTTGGCGGGATACATTTCCCCGTTGTCGTTCACGGTAAGCACAGCGTCAGGGTCAACGTTTCGCTTGACGAGGGCCAGCGCGATGGGCCCAATCTCAAAGTGCTGGGCAGCCGACGTCACAGTTCCCACGACACGTTCATCCAGCAGGACCTCACTGCCGGGAGCGGGCAGCGTGTGCAGAGAACCGTCGAGCTGCAAAAACACCAGCCGCCGCGGTGGGCGACCCAGGTTGTGCACCCGCGCAACGGTTTCCTGACCCTTGTAACAGCCCTTGTTCATGTGGACCGCCGTTCGCAGCAGGTCCAGTTCGTGCGGAATTGTTTTCTCGTCGGTTTCTGCACCGCGGCGGGGACGCCAGGCAGCCAACCGCAAGGCCTCTGCGGCCCAAACTCCTGCCAGCGGGCGGTCCCCCACCGTTGCTTCCAGCTCAAGCGCCGGGACCAGATATTCCCGCCACGGCCGCTCCAGGCCGGGGTGCTGGTCTTCCGGAATGGCAGCGTAGCTGTAGCCGCCAACTCCGATGTGAGGCCACGGATCAACCCACACCAAATGCTCGCTCCACTCCGGAACCTCCGTCACCGAGCCCAGCACAGCCCACCCGCCCGAGACGTCGGCGATCTCCACGCGGAGCATGAACTTCATCCGGTTCAGCCACTCGGCCAGCGGTGCGGCTTCCCCCGATTCAACAATCAGCCAGGTGGTTTCTCCGTCATCGACAACGCGGGCATCAAACTCAATGCGTCCCTGCACGGTCAGCAGCAGCAGTTCGGTGCCAACGTTGGGAGCAAGTTTCGTCGTGTCTTGTGATGACAACGTGTTCAGCCAGCTGAGCCTGTCCGGCCCGGTCACCGTGACGACGCCGCGGTGTGAAAGATCCACGACGGCGGACCCCGGCTTCCCGAGGTAGCCCGCCAACAGGCGCTGCTCCCGGTTCGGATCCCCATAGTGGGCGGCAACTCCGGCATCGAGACCGCCGGCCTGTACGGCCCCGGTCCGGTTCAACAAAGGACTCAAATAGCTCATAACGGTTGCAACGCCTTCTACTAGTGGCCTATTCCGAACGGTCGATTTGATGCCGGGCCGTTGCGGCCAACAGCGGCAGGCAACCGCATCCGCCGTCGATCCCCACCAGCTGATACGCAGAAAACGACGAAAAACACATGAAAACCATGAATTCTCGCCGTTTCCTTCGGGTCCACACCGGCAGGACTCCCTAGCCGGTGCACGAGGTGAGGGCGCCGGTGGGGAGGATCAGTTTTAAGATGTGTGGCTAGGCGGAGACTTTGCGCAGGGCGGCCGAAGCGTGGGCGTCCAGCGACTTCCCTTGCGCGGCAACATCCCAGCGCCAGAACAAGTCGCCGTTGACAAGTCCGAAGATGCGGGTGGCTGCGGTGTAGTCCTTGGCGCCGGCACCGCGCATGACGGCGTCGGTGGAGAGCTGGATCTGGGGGCCCTTGATGGTGCCGTAATACAGCTCGGAGATGCCGCCGGGGTGAACGATGTTCGCCATGATGTCAAAGCCGCCGTCAGCATTGCGAAGCGCCTCGACATCGTCGGCGGTCCTCAGTGCGGGGACCATGTCGGCCGGGATCAGGCCGGGTCCGCCGTCGGAGTCATTGAGGGTGCGGTCTAGCTGCCAGAACCCTGTCTCGACGGAGAGCGGGCGCAGGATGGTGCCGTCTTCATCGGACAGCCAGGACTCGGCCGTGTATTGCAGATATGGCAGGCCGTTGGCCTTGAAGGTCACGGTCTGGGTGAAGTGCTCGGAATTTTCCTCGCCGGCACCCAGCCTGCCGGTGCCCGTCCAGGTGCCAAGCAGCCAGGACAGCGGAACCAGTTCGGGGGTTAAGTCAGTGGGTATCTCAATGGCCATGGCAGTTTACTGCTGACCCTTGAAGAGGCGCCACACCACCAGTCCGGCAAACCAGGCCATGGCTACGCCGGCCAGCGCGAGGAGGCAGATAAAGAAGATTTCTAAGGCAAGTACGCTCATAATGCCATCCTACAATGTTCTTCGAACGGATCTTGACTGACCACGGCGCGACCTAGTGCAGGAGCATTTTCTCCACGAAATAGACCAGGGCACCGAGGGACAACACGGGTGCCAGGGCCGCCGCAACCATGCCGAGCAGGTTGCGGGTCGGGCCGGTCAGAGTCCGCAGCCGCCGGAAGGAGGTGATGACGGCTCCGACAAGAAGGCCCAAAATGGCGGCCGGGACAATGCGCACGTCGGAAAATAACAGTGCCACCAGCGGGCCTGCCAGGGTGGCCAGGACGATTGCCAGCGGGGCCAGCACCCTGTCCGGCCAGTTGACCATGCCAACGAGGAGCGCAACTGCGGTGCTGATGGCGATGATAAGTGTCATTCCTGGCTCGCCCAGAAATCTGAAGGAGCCCACCCAGCCACAAGCAAAACCGGCGATGGCGACGCCTGCCCCGGCGCCCAGCGTGGATTCCAGGCGCCTCTTTTGCCCGGTTCCGCGAATGAGCTGGACCACCATGACCGCGCCGAAACCCAGTGCAAGGTAGATGGGTGTCCAGGCTAGATAGTCGCTGTTGACGGTCAATCCCGCCGTCAACGCAGCAGCGCCACCCGTCAGGGCAAGGACGGTGCCCAGTGTCTTCTTCGCCGGGATGTTGAGGTAATGCGGCCAGCCATAGCCAAAGGCCACGGCAAGGGCGATACTGACGCCCATCGCCCAGCCCAGGCCAAGAAAGTGTCCGGCCACCAGCAGTGCTAGGGCGATGATTCCAATAAGTCCGGCTATTGATGACTTCACACATCAATCCTGCCCTATTCTGCCGGTACACTGTGGAACAACCCTGAAAATGGAGCGCCGGAGTTGGCTCGTCCACACCATTTTCCTTGGTCTGGCTATTGGTTCCTCGCTCAAAGGTGCGCGCTAAAAGTACTTTGTTAGGAAGTCATGTCGCAGATTCTCATGCTGACCAACGACCGCGGGAGTTCCGTGGAGGTCCTGCCTGCGCTGGAACTTTTGAGCCACGCCGTCCACATTCTTCCTGCTGTGCCCACAGCCTTGCTGGAGGCGAAGCCGACGGAACTCATCATGGTCGATGCCCGCAAGGATTTGGTTGGCTCCCGCTCCCTGACACAGCTGCTGCGGGCCACCGGGATCAGCGTGCCGCTCCTGCTGGTGTTGACCGAAGGCGGCATGGCTGCCGTATCGGCTTCCTGGGCCGCCGACGACGTCATCCTCAACACCGCAGGCCCTGCCGAAGTGGAGGCCCGGATCCGCCTGGCCTTGACTCGCGCTGCCAGCACCGAAAACGGCACACATCAGGAAATCCAGGCGGCAGGAATCGTCATTGACGAGGACAGCTATACGGCCAGGGTCCACGGCACCGCACTGAACCTGACGTACAAGGAATTTGAGTTGTTGAAGTACCTGGCCCAGCACCCGGGGCGCGTCTTCACCCGGGCCCAACTACTCAACGAGGTATGGGGCTACGACTACTACGGTGGCACTCGCACGGTTGACGTCCACGTGCGTCGACTGCGGGCCAAGCTCGGCTCGGAGAATGAAAATTTGATCTGCACCGTGCGCAACGTTGGCTACCGGTTGACCATCTCCAAGGTCCCCGATGACGCACTCGCCGACGCATAGCCGGCCGTAGGCTGGCCCCCAAGGCGTCTCTCGGAATTAAAGAACTGACCCGCAGAAAACGGCGATAAGTCAACGATTTCGTTGAATTCTCGCCATCTTCTGCGGGTCAGTTTCATATTGGTGGAGGACATACGGGTCGAACGTATCGAGGACACCCCACTGGTGCATCCCCCCAGTGCCTATCTCAAGAACAATGAAGTTCGCAAGATGTGCTGCTCCCAAACTCTAAGGCACGTCCGCCCCCGTACGCAAACCGGCCCCACCTCTCGCAATGTCTTGGGCCGGGCCACTAGGCTGTGGTTATGAGCCCCGCACATATTGAGAACTGGCCGGTCACAGTCATCAACGGCGCCCCATCCCCGGAGATCCTGCAGGAAATCCAGACGGTGATTGATGCTGCCGAGGACGCCGACGGCAACCCGCCCTTCTCCGAGCAGACTCTGGTGGAATTGAAATCCACAGCTGCGGGCCCGCACAGCGTCCTGACGCTGCTCACCTACGCCCCGGAGGACGCTTCCCCTACCGTCGGCGAGGACCTTGCGGGCGTGGCCGTCGTTGTTCTCAACGGCAGCGAGGGTGTGCTGGAAATTGTTGTCCACCCCGCCTACCGCAATGATGGCGTGGGGGCGATCCTCGCCGACAAGCTGGTGGAAATCCGCGGCCTGCAGGGCATCAAGGCCTGGTCCCACGGTGGCCATGAGGCAGCCGCGGATTTGGCTGCCAGTTACGGTTACCGTGCCATCCGCGAACTGTGGCGCATGCGCCTGGTCCGGCAGGCGCCGTCGTCCGCTGATTCCCAGGTTCCCGCTGACTATCCAACGCCCGACGGCGTGAGCTTGCGGACATTTGTCCCGCACCAGGACGAGGTTCCCTGGGTTGCTGCCAATGCTGCCGCGTTTGCGGACCATCCCGAGCAGGGTTCGCTGACCCTCGCCGATCTACAGGCGCGCATGGAGGAACCGTGGTTTGATCCGGCCGGTTTCTTCCTCGCCGTCAACGACGCGGATGAGATTCTCGGCTTCCACTGGACCAAGGTCCACGGTGCACGCTCCGGCCAGGAAGCCATGGGCGAAGTGTACGTTGTGGGAGTGACCCCGGCCGCCCAGGGATTGGGGCTCGGGAAGACGCTGACACGGCAGGGCCTGGATCATCTGCAAAACGCCGGCCTGCGTGCCATCATGCTGTACGTTGACGCCGACAATGAAGCCGCCGTCTCGCTCTACCGCAAGCTGGGATTCACCAAGTGGGACTCCGATGTCATGTATGGACCCGTATCCGCCTAACCTGCCCGTTGCACCCATTCCCGCTGCGGCTTGTAAGGTTGTTTTAAGGCACTACCGACGATGAGGACTTGTTGATGAAGCGCGAATACAAGGGATCCGTGAAAACGCTGGCAGTCAATGGCCAGGAACGATTTGTTTCCGGCGAAGTGCCGGCATCACGCGCCACGCAGGACCGGATTGACATCCCTGAGTTTGAGCCGACGCTCATCCCGGAAGGCGACATCTCACCGGACCGCTTTCTCGACCGCGAATTGAGCTGGCTGGCCTTCAACGCCCGTGTCCTGGAACTGGCCGAAGACCCCGACATGCCGCTGCTTGAACGAGTGAACTTCCTGTCCATTTTCGCTTCAAACCTTGATGAGTTCTTCATGGTCCGGGTGGCCGGGCTGAAGCGCCGCATCGCCACCGGCCTTGCCGTGCCCTCGCCTGCCGGGCTGAGTCCGTTGGAGGTTTTGGAGCAGATCAGCGACGCCGCCCACGAGCTTCAGGCACGGCACGCGCACGTGTTTGCCGGTCAAATCCGCCCCGCCCTGGCCTATGAGCACTTCCACCTGGTCCACTGGGATGAGCTGGATGATCCGTCAAAGGTGCAGCTGGCCAAGATGTTCGCCGAGAAGATTTTCCCCATCCTGACCCCGCTGGCCGTTGATCCCGCCCACCCGTTCCCCTACATTTCCGGGCTTTCCCTGAACCTGGCCGTTGTTGTCCGCAACCCTGTCAGCGACAAGGAGTTGTTTGCCCGCGTCAAGGTGCCCGATCAACTGCCCAGGCTGGTTGCGCTCGACGGCACCCGCGCCGGCACGGTTCCCGGCCGCGTGGCCCGCTTCATTCCGCTGGAAGAAGTCATTGCCGAACACCTCGACCAGCTGTTCCCCGGCATGGAGATCGTGGAGCACCACACGTTCCGTGTCACCCGCAATGAAGACCTCGAGGTTGAAGAAGACGACGCCGAGAATCTTTTGCAGGCACTGGAGAAGGAACTGCTGCGCCGCAAGTTCGGCCCGCCCGTCCGCCTTGAGGTGGCCACGGACATCAACCCAAGCATTCTGGCGCTGCTGGTGCGCGAGCTCGATGTGGAAGAGACAGAGGTTTACTCGCTGCCGGCGCCCCTGGACCTGCGCGGGCTGTCCATCCTCGGCGGCATTGACCGACCCGACCTGCGCTACCCCAAACACGTTGCGCACACCTCCCGGGACCTGAATGCCTCCGAAACCTCGAAGGCCGCAAACGTCTTTGCCGCCATGCGCCGTCGTGACATCTTGTTGCACCACCCCTACGACTCCTTCTCCACCTCTGTGCAGGCGTTCCTGGAGCAGGCCGCCGCCGACCCCAAGGTTCGCGCCATCAAGCAGACCCTGTACCGCACCTCCGGCGACTCCCCCATTGTTGACGCCTTGGTCGATGCTGCAGAGGCTGGCAAGCAGGTCTTGGTCCTTGTGGAGATCAAGGCCCGCTTCGACGAGCAGGCGAACATCTCCTGGGCCCGGAAGCTGGAGCAGGCCGGCGTGCACGTGGTGTACGGGATTGTGGGCTTGAAAACGCACTGCAAGCTGTCCCTGGTGGTTCGGCAGGAGCAGGACGGACTGCGTCGCTACTGCCACATTGGCACGGGCAACTACCATCCGCGCACTGCCCGGTACTATGAGGATCTGGGCCTGTTGACGGCCGACAACCAGGTGGCCGAAGACCTATCCAAACTCTTCAACCAACTCTCCGGCTATGCACCGAAGACGTCCTTCGACCGTTTGTTGGTGGCTCCGCGATCAGTCCGGTCAGGATTGATCGACCGCATCGACACCGAGATCGCCAACAAGAAGGCCGGCCTGCCGGCCCGGGTGCGCATCAAGGTCAACTCCATGGTTGATGAAGCCATCATCGACTCCCTGTACCGTGCCTCACAGGCAGGCGTAGAGGTCGGCATCGTGGTTCGCGGCATTTGCTCGCTGCGCCCCGGCGTTCCCGGACTGAGCGAGAACATCACGGTCCGTTCAATTCTTGGCCGCTTCCTGGAACACTCACGGGTGTTCACCTTCGCCAACGGCGGGGATCCTGTTGTTTACATTGGCTCCGCCGACATGATGCACAGGAACCTTGACCGCCGGGTCGAGGCGCTGGTGCAGCTTTCCAATCCTGAGGACATTGCCGACGTTAATTCCCTTTTGGGCCGGTACCTGGATCCAGGCACCGCGAGCTGGCACCTCGACAGCGACGGCGAATGGAAACGCCACCATCTCGACGACGAAGGAAAACCCTTGCTCGACATCCAGTCTTGGCTGCTCGCCAGCCGTTCACGGCCGAGATCAGCTCTCCACCGCTAATGCGCAACTCTGAACATCTCGAAGAAGGCGTCGAGGCCGGCACGGAAGTCTCGATCCTGGCCGCCGGCGCACTGTGCTGGCGGGTCAAGAAGAAAAAGCTTGAAGTCCTCCTGATCCACCGGCAGCGCTACGACGACTGGTCTTGGCCCAAGGGCAAGCTCGACAAGGGCGAGACCCTGGCCGAGTGTGCGGTGCGTGAAGTGTACGAGGAAGTTGGCTTGCCCATCACCCTCGGCATTCCGCTGCCTGCCATCAGTTACGCCGTCAAGACCGGACTCAAGGAGGTCCATTACTGGGCTGCCGCCGTGGATGACATGCCGCCCATTCCCGACGGCAAAGAGGTTGACGCCGCTATTTGGTGCAGCCCCAACAAGGCCCGGGGGCTGCTGTCCAACCCCTCGGACATTGCACCACTGGAGGCTTTGGTGGCTGCCTTCGAGGCCGAAACACTTCAGACGTGGCCCCTGCTCATCATCAGGCATGCCAAGGCCAAGCCACGTTCGGCATGGACCAGGGCCGAGGGTGAACGCCCGCTGGCGGCAACAGGCAAACGGCAGGCACTGTATTTGCAACGTCTGTTGATGTCGTGGCATCCTGCCCGCATCCAAACGAGCGGTTGGATGCGCTGCATTTCAACCATCTCCCCTTATGCCCAGGCCACGAAGGCCAAGGTCAAGGTGGTGCCGTGGCTGACGGAGGCCGACCACAAACGGCACCCTGCCAAGGTCGCCGCCGTCGTGGAAAAAATGCTGACCCGCTCAAGCGCCACCGCCCTGTGCACCCACAGGCCGGTGCTGCCAACAGTGCTGAAGACGCTGGCCGGGCATATGTCGCCCGAACTGGGTGAAGCCCTGCCACTGAAGGACCCACATCTTACCCCCGGCGAAGTTTTGGTGGCGCACGTTTCCCTGGCCGAGCCCGGCCGGATCGTAGCCCTGGAACAACACAAGCCCTACGAGGATTGAACCCGGGCGTAGCAATTCGAAACGTTGTTGAACTATCTGGAACTCCAGTACGTAACATTGAAGCGAATAAGGGATTTCGCTTGCCAACGATGCCGTAAAGGATATATGGGATGGCTTCACTCGATTCACTGCCCGTCTTGGACCTCTCCCGCCTCAGCGCAGGCCCACAGGAAGCCGCCGCTTTCCGCGATGAGCTTCGCGACGCCATGCACGAGGTCGGGTTCCTCTACCTGGCCGGCCACGGAATACCGCAGGAACTGACCGACGCCATGCTCGAGGTTTCCCGCCGCTTCTTCGAACTGCCGGAGGATGTGAAATTGGCCGTGGAGAACATCCACAGCCCGCAGTTCCGGGGCTACACCCGCGTCGGCGGCGAACTCACGGACGGGTCCGTCGACTGGCGCGAACAAATCGACATCGGCGTGGAGCATGAAGCCGTTGCCGCGGGTGAGGGCGTAGCCGACTACTGGCGCCTGGAAGGTCCCAACCTCTGGCCCGAGGGACTGCCCGAAATGCGTGCCGTTGTATCGGAATGGACCGAACGGCTCAGCACCATCTCACTCGAGCTTCTGCGGGCCTTGGCCCTTTCCCTCGGTGCGCCGGAAGACACTTTTGATGCCGCCTTCGCCTCCCGGGCTTTCCCGATGCTGAAAATTGTGCGCTATCCAGGGGAATCCAGCCCGGACCCCGTGCAGGGTGTGGGATCCCACCGCGACGGCGGTGTGCTGACACTCCTGCTTGTCGAACCCGAAAAAGGCGGGCTCCAGGTGGAATACCAGGGCGCATGGATCGACGCACCCCAGGTGCCCGGCACCTTTGTGGTCAACATTGGCGAGATGCTTGAACTCGCCACCAATGGCTACCTCAAGGCGACCCTGCACCGCGTCATCTCACCCCTGCGTGGCACCGACAGGATGTCCCTGCCATTCTTCTTCAACCCGGCACTGGACGCCACGATGCCCCAGCTCGCGGTCAGCCCCGAGTTCCAGTCGAAGGCCCGCGGACTTTCCGTCGACCCCACCAACAGTCCTATCCTGGAGACCTACGGCGACAACGCCCTGCGCTACCGGTTGCGCGCACACCCAAACGTCGCCGCGGTGCAGCACCCGGACCTACTGGCGGGCTGACACCGCCCCACACGATTTCCTTCCCCAACAAGTCTTTGTACCGTA
This genomic interval from Arthrobacter sp. PAMC 25486 contains the following:
- a CDS encoding 6-phosphofructokinase is translated as MKIGILTSGGDCPGLNAVIRGIVLKGIKSYGHEFVGFRDGWRGVVEGDVMDLPRQMVRGISKQGGTILGTSRTNPFEGNGGPEVIKAHMERLGVDALIAIGGEGTLAAARRLTDAGLKIVGVPKTVDNDLDATDYTFGFDTAVQIATEAIDRLRTTGESHHRCMIAEVMGRHVGWIALHAGMATGAHAVLIPEQNTSMDQIVEWVQEAHDRGRAPLVVVAEGFVPDHQDSAHSERGLDTFGRPRLGGISEQLAPEIEARTGIETRATILGHIQRGGVPSSFDRVLATRLGMAAVDSVVEGRWGTMVSLKGTEIEHVPFEAALGNLKTVPQHRYDEAAILFG
- a CDS encoding DHA2 family efflux MFS transporter permease subunit is translated as MEIVAKPWPALWALVLGFFMILVDSTIVSVANPKIMEGLNTDINSVIWVTSAYLLAYAVPLLVTGRLGDKYGPKNLYLVGLVVFTLASLWCGFSGDIGTLILARVVQGLGAAMMTPQTMAIITRIFAPDKRGPAMGLWGATAGVAMLVGPILGGVLVDGLGWEWIFFVNVPVGIVAFVLAWRLVPKLKTHDHKFDLLGVALSSAGLFLLVFGIQEGATYDWGTIAGPLNVWTMIIAGIVFLVAFVWWQAVNKGEPLVPLHLFKVRNFSLANIAITTMGFSVTAMSLPLFFYYQLVRGMTPTQSALMMVPMALFSGVLAPFVGKLVDAVNPRYVATTGFVLMSISLAWTASLMSPDTAIWLFLLPSGLLGIASAGIWAPLSTTATRNLGPREAGAGAGVYNTTRQIGSVLGSAAIAALISARLAAEMPAGAAGGAAGASGPLPEFLHAGFSTAMAQSTLLPAAAVLLGAAVAIFFAKPREVSAIYAEFDSAKASEVAKDSAETPARTEH
- a CDS encoding PadR family transcriptional regulator yields the protein MAVAKQLSALALAALGLLVERAMHPYEMYQLLMHRHEDRLLKVRPGTLYHAVGRLAEAGLVEATGTVKDGNRPERTNYAILPAGRASLTAGLRELLAEPVKEYPRFPQALSEAHNLPAAEVIELLAQRVVALGQELAALDADRKLALSRDVPRHFWIDVDYQQHLLRAELAWIETLRAQLDDGSLPWMDGRTSPQILTEIVQL
- a CDS encoding folate-binding protein YgfZ translates to MSYLSPLLNRTGAVQAGGLDAGVAAHYGDPNREQRLLAGYLGKPGSAVVDLSHRGVVTVTGPDRLSWLNTLSSQDTTKLAPNVGTELLLLTVQGRIEFDARVVDDGETTWLIVESGEAAPLAEWLNRMKFMLRVEIADVSGGWAVLGSVTEVPEWSEHLVWVDPWPHIGVGGYSYAAIPEDQHPGLERPWREYLVPALELEATVGDRPLAGVWAAEALRLAAWRPRRGAETDEKTIPHELDLLRTAVHMNKGCYKGQETVARVHNLGRPPRRLVFLQLDGSLHTLPAPGSEVLLDERVVGTVTSAAQHFEIGPIALALVKRNVDPDAVLTVNDNGEMYPANQEIIVATDAGQVVGRQTGFLRAPR
- a CDS encoding FABP family protein → MAIEIPTDLTPELVPLSWLLGTWTGTGRLGAGEENSEHFTQTVTFKANGLPYLQYTAESWLSDEDGTILRPLSVETGFWQLDRTLNDSDGGPGLIPADMVPALRTADDVEALRNADGGFDIMANIVHPGGISELYYGTIKGPQIQLSTDAVMRGAGAKDYTAATRIFGLVNGDLFWRWDVAAQGKSLDAHASAALRKVSA
- a CDS encoding response regulator transcription factor, with the protein product MSQILMLTNDRGSSVEVLPALELLSHAVHILPAVPTALLEAKPTELIMVDARKDLVGSRSLTQLLRATGISVPLLLVLTEGGMAAVSASWAADDVILNTAGPAEVEARIRLALTRAASTENGTHQEIQAAGIVIDEDSYTARVHGTALNLTYKEFELLKYLAQHPGRVFTRAQLLNEVWGYDYYGGTRTVDVHVRRLRAKLGSENENLICTVRNVGYRLTISKVPDDALADA